One Yoonia sp. BS5-3 genomic window carries:
- a CDS encoding DUF2793 domain-containing protein has translation MSDQTPNLSMPYIMPSQAQKHVTHNEAIELLDMIVQLTFESADLTTPPASPAEGQAWAVSAGATGDWAGQDGQIAAWRGGGWLFVAPQDGWRAWVRDVAEIQAFTGGAWVTQGEEDFQNLPSVGINATADATNRLSVNAPATLLNNDGAGHQVKINKATAADTASLLYQSGFSGRAEMGLAGNDDFSIKVSADGSAWFTGVTVAAATGHVQIDQVLHLNPTAAPASPAAGDVYFDATAAKLRCYDGTAWQDLF, from the coding sequence ATGTCAGACCAAACCCCCAATCTGTCCATGCCCTATATCATGCCGTCGCAGGCCCAAAAGCACGTGACTCATAATGAGGCGATCGAGCTGCTTGATATGATCGTGCAGCTGACCTTCGAATCTGCCGATCTGACCACACCCCCAGCGAGCCCCGCCGAAGGACAAGCCTGGGCCGTCAGCGCAGGCGCAACGGGTGATTGGGCCGGGCAGGACGGCCAGATTGCAGCTTGGCGCGGCGGCGGTTGGCTGTTTGTTGCGCCGCAAGATGGCTGGCGCGCCTGGGTGCGCGATGTGGCTGAAATTCAGGCCTTTACGGGCGGGGCTTGGGTCACGCAGGGCGAGGAAGACTTTCAGAACCTGCCCAGCGTCGGCATCAACGCGACCGCCGACGCGACCAACCGGCTCAGCGTGAATGCCCCCGCGACCTTGCTGAATAATGATGGGGCTGGCCATCAGGTTAAGATCAACAAGGCCACGGCGGCTGATACGGCGTCGCTTCTTTATCAAAGTGGCTTTTCAGGCCGGGCCGAAATGGGGCTGGCAGGCAATGATGATTTCAGCATCAAGGTCTCGGCAGATGGGTCAGCCTGGTTTACGGGCGTGACTGTGGCTGCGGCCACAGGGCATGTGCAGATTGATCAGGTTTTGCATCTCAATCCGACGGCTGCCCCCGCAAGCCCTGCCGCCGGAGATGTCTATTTTGATGCGACCGCTGCAAAGTTGCGTTGTTATGATGGCACCGCCTGGCAGGATTTGTTCTAG
- a CDS encoding LysR family transcriptional regulator — translation MNWRDIPSLAALRAFEVAARTGSYSAAAQELNVTHAAIAQHVRAVEAHLDTILMLRDGRAMKPTETGAALAAELSAGFRQIVEGVKAINEDVDARPLSVSVTPSFADNWLMPRLTRFWAEHPGFSLSVSPSMDLVDLRRDGFDMAIRYGRGDWPDVTATHLVAANYTVVAAPDLVKGRTIKALSDLYDLPWLFTSKDSEAQKWVTESGFDMACCQANTVATGSMLLAGARAGGGVAVIAGALIEDDLATGRLVALMRAQHEELGYYIIHRPGILSERAKILKSWLLKNAQG, via the coding sequence ATGAACTGGCGTGATATCCCATCGCTAGCCGCTTTGCGCGCTTTTGAGGTTGCCGCCAGGACCGGCTCATATTCCGCCGCCGCGCAGGAATTGAACGTCACACATGCCGCCATTGCGCAGCATGTACGCGCGGTTGAGGCGCATTTGGACACGATTCTGATGCTGCGAGACGGACGTGCGATGAAGCCAACGGAAACCGGCGCGGCCCTCGCCGCTGAGCTTTCCGCAGGCTTTCGCCAAATTGTGGAAGGGGTCAAGGCAATCAACGAGGACGTTGATGCGCGCCCTCTTTCGGTTTCTGTGACACCCAGCTTTGCCGACAATTGGCTGATGCCCCGCTTGACCCGATTCTGGGCCGAACATCCCGGATTCTCACTGTCGGTCAGTCCCAGTATGGATCTGGTTGATCTTCGCCGGGATGGATTCGATATGGCGATCCGTTATGGCCGGGGGGATTGGCCGGATGTTACGGCAACCCATCTTGTTGCTGCAAACTATACCGTTGTCGCCGCCCCGGATCTGGTCAAAGGCAGAACGATCAAGGCGCTCAGTGATCTTTACGACCTGCCTTGGCTGTTTACGTCCAAGGACAGTGAAGCACAGAAATGGGTGACAGAATCGGGGTTCGATATGGCCTGCTGTCAGGCCAACACGGTCGCAACCGGCAGCATGCTTTTGGCGGGTGCGCGCGCCGGGGGCGGTGTCGCGGTGATTGCCGGCGCGCTGATTGAAGATGACCTGGCTACCGGACGGCTTGTGGCGCTGATGCGCGCCCAGCATGAAGAGCTGGGCTATTACATCATCCATCGTCCCGGCATCCTGTCCGAGCGGGCCAAGATCCTTAAATCATGGCTGCTAAAAAACGCTCAGGGCTAG
- a CDS encoding F0F1 ATP synthase subunit delta, which translates to MSETAGISTGIAARYATAVFDLAKEGKAIKSLETDVAALDAAMTDSADLRTLLTSPLYSRDEQSAAITAIAKKMKLSDTTSNVLALLAAKRRLFVLPQLLNVLEGMLADERGEVTAEVTTAKKLTKAQAEKLAKTLKAQVGKSVTIKETVDASIIGGLIVKVGSKMIDTSIASKLNALQNTMKEVG; encoded by the coding sequence GTGTCCGAAACAGCTGGTATTTCAACAGGCATCGCTGCGCGTTATGCGACTGCCGTGTTCGACCTCGCCAAGGAAGGCAAGGCGATCAAATCCCTTGAAACAGATGTTGCTGCGCTTGATGCGGCAATGACCGACAGTGCCGATCTGCGCACTTTGCTGACTTCACCGCTTTACAGCCGGGACGAACAGTCAGCTGCGATCACAGCGATCGCGAAGAAAATGAAGCTATCAGACACCACAAGCAACGTACTGGCCCTGCTTGCTGCAAAGCGCCGCTTGTTTGTGTTGCCACAGCTTCTGAACGTGCTTGAAGGCATGTTGGCTGATGAACGCGGCGAAGTGACTGCCGAAGTCACGACGGCCAAGAAATTGACCAAAGCGCAAGCCGAGAAGCTAGCCAAAACACTCAAAGCCCAAGTGGGCAAATCTGTCACCATCAAAGAAACCGTCGATGCATCAATCATTGGCGGTCTTATTGTTAAAGTGGGCTCAAAGATGATCGACACGTCGATCGCCTCCAAGCTCAACGCACTCCAGAACACTATGAAAGAGGTCGGATAA